The Blautia pseudococcoides genome segment GTCATTATAGCTCCAAAGGAAACTGAAGATACCAACCGTTGCGAAGGATGGTTTTGTCAGGGGTACCACGATCTTGAAAAAAATCTGCATGGGATTGCAGCCTTCCAGGTACGCCGACTCTTCCAGTTCAATGGGAAGACTTCGGATATACCCTGTGAGCACCACCATGGCAAAAGCCAGGTTTCCGGCTATCTGCGGCAGTATGAGCGACAGCATCGATAGGGAAACTTTATCGGTGTTGACGATTCCCCATGAAAACTCCATTCGGAATACCGGGATGATCGTTGCGAATACCGGGAACATCATAGCTGCCACCACCAGAGTGTTTAACAGTTTTTTTGTCTTCAGGTTGTAACGGACCAGTGCGTAGGAGGCCATTCCTGCCAGGAGGATCACCACAACTGCCACGCAGCAGGAAACGATGATACTGTTTTTATATGCGGTGAAGATGTTCAGTCTGTCAAACGCCGTCTTATAGTTCTCCATACTGAACAAATCACCTAACGGAAGTGCAAAGGAGTTTGCAATAATTTTCTTTCTGTCTTTGAATGAGTTTAAGATAACCCACAGGATCGGATATATTGTTGTAAGTGCCCAGAATATCAGGATGAGATATACGACGCACATTCCTGGTGAAAATTTACGCTTTTTCATTTTCATATCTCCCTTCTAATAGTCTTTCTCTTTAAAAATGACATTTACAACCTTGGATAGGATAATGCCGAGGACAACAATGACGATCGCGATTGTGGAACTGTAGTCCGCGTCACTTGCTACAAATGCGTAGTAATACATGTAAGTACCGGTGAGCCACGTCTTGCCGTACGGCATACCGTTGGGGAACATCATCCATGGCAGGTCGAAGACCTTCAGTGCTCCTGTCACAGCCAGCACACAGCAGGTGCAGATAACGTTGTGCAGAAGGGGAACGGAGATGAAGCGTACTCTCTGGAACCGGGTGGCTCCGTCAATGGCTGCTGATTCATACAGCTCATCAGAGATATTGTTAAGTCCTGTCAGCAGTATGATGAAGTAGAATCCCACATACTGCCACGTGACGGGTATCATCATAGTCATAATGGCGTG includes the following:
- a CDS encoding carbohydrate ABC transporter permease encodes the protein MKKRKFSPGMCVVYLILIFWALTTIYPILWVILNSFKDRKKIIANSFALPLGDLFSMENYKTAFDRLNIFTAYKNSIIVSCCVAVVVILLAGMASYALVRYNLKTKKLLNTLVVAAMMFPVFATIIPVFRMEFSWGIVNTDKVSLSMLSLILPQIAGNLAFAMVVLTGYIRSLPIELEESAYLEGCNPMQIFFKIVVPLTKPSFATVGIFSFLWSYNDLFSQTFFLRFKDQWAITRLLMEISSREGTDYGLMAAVVTLIIVPLLVVYVCLQKYIIKGMTAGAVKG